From the genome of Scytonema hofmannii PCC 7110, one region includes:
- a CDS encoding nuclear transport factor 2 family protein yields MTNQRSEILAVNDAFYRAFEKKDIEAMGAVWSQGTGSLCIHPGWNVLNGWKDIQASWANIFKNTAYVEIDTDIITTEVRENVAYVVLVENVLQIANGRKLKAQSIATNVFELLGGKWYLVHHHASPVMR; encoded by the coding sequence ATGACTAACCAACGTTCTGAAATTTTAGCAGTTAACGACGCTTTTTATCGAGCGTTTGAAAAAAAGGATATCGAAGCAATGGGCGCAGTGTGGTCGCAAGGAACTGGTAGTCTTTGCATTCACCCTGGATGGAATGTGTTAAATGGTTGGAAAGATATTCAAGCTTCCTGGGCGAATATCTTTAAAAATACGGCTTATGTTGAGATCGACACCGATATCATTACAACAGAAGTTCGCGAGAATGTTGCTTATGTTGTCTTGGTAGAAAATGTTCTCCAAATTGCTAATGGAAGAAAACTCAAAGCGCAATCCATAGCAACAAATGTGTTTGAGCTTCTCGGGGGTAAATGGTACTTGGTTCACCATCACGCAAGCCCAGTTATGCGATAA
- a CDS encoding TetR/AcrR family transcriptional regulator, which yields MRETEDHNPDRKLSEEKVEAILSGAIQEFLANGYAATTMDRVTAAAGVSKATIYNYFQDKEGLFTALIQQLIIKRYQAAFNPQKALSAEGEASDILRQLAISILESVTKDERVLGLIRLVIGESGRFPELARTFIRNIEKPALDDLSQFLSCCELNLPDPDASARIFLGTLVHFILVQEIFHGSDILPMERNRLIDNLVDLFTAKLTAKPLSSDRFTGTRQKSQRRNRQDSGKFERDYSEPKRLRSIRLTDTAWENLAAIAAKDRLTRSEVIEIIARNEDVL from the coding sequence ATGAGAGAAACAGAAGACCACAATCCAGATCGCAAGCTTTCAGAAGAGAAGGTCGAAGCCATTCTCTCAGGAGCAATACAAGAATTCTTAGCAAATGGATATGCTGCTACAACAATGGATCGGGTGACAGCAGCAGCTGGTGTATCTAAGGCTACTATTTATAATTACTTTCAGGATAAGGAAGGATTATTTACTGCTCTCATACAGCAATTGATAATCAAGCGGTATCAAGCTGCATTTAATCCTCAAAAAGCTCTCTCAGCAGAGGGTGAAGCGTCTGACATCCTTCGCCAACTAGCAATTTCAATACTGGAAAGTGTTACAAAAGATGAACGTGTCTTGGGATTAATCCGCTTGGTCATTGGTGAGTCTGGGCGCTTCCCAGAATTAGCGAGAACCTTTATTCGTAATATAGAAAAACCTGCTTTAGACGACCTCAGCCAATTCCTTTCTTGTTGCGAACTTAATCTACCCGATCCAGACGCATCTGCACGCATTTTTTTGGGGACTTTGGTTCATTTCATCTTGGTTCAGGAAATATTCCATGGCAGTGACATTTTACCTATGGAACGCAATCGTCTTATTGACAACTTAGTTGACTTGTTCACAGCAAAACTAACTGCAAAGCCTTTATCATCAGATCGATTTACCGGAACGAGACAGAAGTCTCAAAGGCGCAATCGTCAGGATTCAGGTAAATTTGAGCGAGATTATTCCGAACCCAAACGTCTGAGATCTATCCGACTGACAGATACAGCTTGGGAAAACCTGGCTGCGATCGCAGCTAAAGATCGACTGACCCGTAGTGAAGTTATTGAAATCATTGCTCGTAATGAGGATGTCTTGTAA
- a CDS encoding GAF domain-containing protein: MTDLILVVDDDKITRLQMRQLLQQVGYRVAEATNGEQALAVYMEQQPDMVLLDAMMPIVDGFTCCTKLQALPGGAATPILMITALYDQVSVDKAFAAGATDYISKPIQWQVLRQRVRRVLESRRAMQELHQQSEQAQNREAQLRIALDAARMSPWEWDITHNKVTWSEHLKLLLRLNNIYENTTYEAFLERVHPQDRNFVDCSVKQVLQGGFDYDIEFRVIGYDGSLHWIASKGVVFRDSEGVALRMSGVDMDITKRKQAEESLEAYANRQALVAELSQMALAGLNLTTLMQETVTLVSHSLKVEYCNILELLPDSSILRLVAGVGWHPELVGQATVSAGSDSQAGHTLRSQEPTIVNDFLTETRFGKPQLPHDYFIVSSVSLLIHGKENPFGVLEVHTTRTRTFSKEDVYFLQAVTNMLATAIERQRFEDVLRGNEQRSQLFSDITLKIRQSLQIDEIIQTSVTEVQHLLQADRVLIFRLLPDGTGVVVQEAVVSGFISILGHNLEDPCFNEDYVQQYRQGRIGSMSDIEKVTITPCYLEFLQKLSVKANLIVPIIFKNKLWGLLIAHQCAHPREWTSWETELLQQLANQIGIAVAQAQLLEQETRQRQELARSNEELQQFAFIASHDLQEPLRKIKTFGERLKATCSDALTEQGQDYLERMQNATRRMQALIEDLLTLSRVTTRAKPFEQVDLAQVTQEVLSDLEIRILQTEALVEVGDLPTVQADPLQMRQLLQNLIGNALKFHYKDTPPIVKIYTQQHEAGHEQLIVEDNGIGFDEKYLDRIFNVFQRLHGRNEYEGTGMGLAIARKIVERHGWSITAYSQLGKGSKFIVSLAFL; this comes from the coding sequence ATGACCGATTTAATACTGGTTGTAGATGACGATAAGATAACACGGTTACAAATGCGACAACTACTGCAACAAGTAGGGTATCGAGTCGCAGAAGCAACTAATGGCGAGCAAGCATTAGCTGTTTACATGGAGCAACAGCCAGATATGGTGCTGTTAGACGCCATGATGCCGATCGTGGATGGATTTACCTGCTGTACTAAATTGCAGGCGCTTCCTGGTGGTGCAGCAACGCCTATATTAATGATTACCGCTCTTTACGACCAAGTATCCGTAGATAAGGCTTTTGCGGCTGGTGCCACTGATTACATTAGCAAACCAATTCAATGGCAAGTTTTGCGTCAGCGAGTGCGCCGGGTGTTGGAATCCCGCCGCGCAATGCAAGAATTGCATCAGCAAAGCGAACAGGCGCAAAATCGAGAGGCGCAACTTAGAATAGCGTTAGACGCGGCTCGCATGAGTCCTTGGGAATGGGATATTACACATAACAAAGTAACTTGGTCGGAGCATTTAAAATTGCTCTTGCGGTTAAACAATATTTATGAAAATACTACCTATGAAGCTTTTCTTGAACGCGTTCATCCTCAAGACCGCAATTTTGTTGACTGCTCAGTGAAACAGGTTCTTCAGGGTGGGTTTGATTATGATATTGAGTTTCGTGTTATTGGATACGACGGTAGTCTTCATTGGATAGCAAGCAAAGGTGTTGTCTTTCGTGATTCAGAAGGAGTGGCGCTGCGGATGTCTGGGGTAGATATGGACATTACCAAGCGCAAGCAAGCAGAGGAGTCGTTGGAAGCGTATGCAAATCGTCAGGCGCTGGTGGCGGAACTCAGTCAAATGGCATTAGCTGGTCTGAATTTGACTACATTGATGCAAGAAACGGTCACTCTTGTTTCCCATAGCCTTAAGGTAGAGTATTGTAATATTTTGGAACTTTTGCCGGATAGTAGTATCTTGCGATTGGTTGCGGGAGTTGGTTGGCATCCAGAATTGGTAGGACAAGCAACCGTAAGTGCTGGAAGTGATTCTCAAGCTGGCCATACCCTGCGTTCTCAAGAACCAACAATTGTTAATGATTTCCTCACTGAAACGCGCTTTGGAAAACCACAACTGCCACACGACTATTTTATAGTCAGTAGTGTTTCTTTGTTAATTCATGGTAAAGAGAATCCTTTTGGAGTGTTGGAAGTACACACAACAAGAACGCGCACTTTTAGCAAAGAAGATGTTTATTTCTTGCAAGCCGTGACTAATATGCTGGCTACTGCTATTGAACGCCAGAGATTTGAAGATGTCCTCAGGGGAAACGAACAGCGATCGCAATTGTTTTCTGACATCACGCTAAAAATTCGTCAATCTTTACAAATTGATGAAATTATTCAAACAAGTGTTACAGAAGTCCAACATTTGTTGCAAGCAGATCGTGTCTTAATTTTTCGCTTGCTACCTGATGGTACGGGAGTCGTTGTGCAAGAGGCGGTTGTTTCTGGGTTTATTAGCATTCTCGGACACAATCTTGAAGATCCCTGCTTTAACGAGGATTACGTTCAACAATACCGTCAAGGACGAATTGGTTCGATGAGCGACATTGAAAAGGTCACAATCACACCTTGCTACCTAGAATTTTTACAAAAACTCAGTGTAAAAGCCAACTTAATTGTACCGATTATTTTCAAGAACAAACTGTGGGGACTACTCATTGCCCATCAATGTGCTCATCCTCGGGAGTGGACGAGTTGGGAAACCGAACTTTTACAACAGTTAGCAAATCAAATAGGAATTGCTGTAGCTCAAGCCCAGCTTTTAGAACAGGAAACTCGCCAAAGACAAGAACTTGCTCGTTCTAATGAAGAACTGCAACAATTTGCCTTTATTGCTTCTCACGATCTGCAAGAACCACTGCGTAAGATAAAGACGTTTGGAGAACGGCTGAAAGCGACTTGTAGTGATGCATTGACCGAACAGGGGCAAGATTATCTGGAACGGATGCAAAATGCAACTCGCCGGATGCAAGCTTTGATCGAAGATTTACTGACACTTTCACGAGTTACAACTAGGGCAAAACCTTTTGAGCAAGTGGATCTAGCGCAAGTCACACAAGAGGTGTTATCCGATTTAGAAATACGTATCCTGCAAACAGAAGCGCTTGTGGAGGTGGGTGATTTACCTACTGTTCAGGCAGATCCGCTACAAATGCGCCAATTGCTCCAAAATCTCATTGGCAACGCTTTAAAATTTCACTACAAAGATACTCCACCTATTGTCAAAATTTACACTCAACAACACGAGGCCGGACACGAGCAACTTATTGTTGAAGATAATGGTATTGGATTTGACGAAAAATATCTTGACCGAATTTTTAATGTTTTTCAACGTTTACACGGTCGTAACGAATATGAAGGTACGGGTATGGGCTTAGCCATTGCCCGTAAAATAGTGGAACGTCACGGTTGGAGTATCACTGCATACAGCCAACTGGGGAAAGGATCGAAATTTATCGTTTCGCTCGCTTTTCTTTGA
- a CDS encoding response regulator, with amino-acid sequence MKQISIKVLLVDDDEDDYTLTRDWFQEFQICHCKLEWVSNYESGKEAIAAHQHDIYLVDYRLGAQNGLELLREVISLGCSSPIILLTGKGDREIDIEAMKAGAADYLEKGQLTAPLLERAIRYAVERKRAELKIREQAALLDVATDAIFVCDLENKILFWNKAAENLYGWKAAEAIGHKTLELWEEKDNAQLQVAIDTLMKNGSWEGELYQKTKLSKQIIVESRWTLVQEFDKKQQTILVVNTDITEKKELEAQFFRTQRLESIGTLASGIAHDLNNVLAPILMTAQLLESQLHDERSKRLLPILISNAKRGANLVKQVLSFARGIEGDRTLLQLNHLIREIQQVVKETFPKSVEFSCQVPQNLWAVSGDPTQLHQVLMNLCVNARDAMPHGGCLVISAENLFVDENYARMHIDARVGSFVVISVTDTGIGIPTEILDRIFEPFFTTKEIGKGTGLGLSTVLGIVKSHNGFISVYSEEGKGSEFRVYLPAQEAVEPLEDREMDLPSGSGELILVVDDEDSIRDVTKTSLESHNYKAIVASDGIEAIALYAEYRDKISLVLTDMVMPSMDGLTTIRTLQKINPEVKIIAVSGLASTEKINAVTEVGVKAFLPKPYTAKQLLLTIKELMANG; translated from the coding sequence ATGAAGCAAATCTCTATAAAAGTTCTTCTTGTTGATGACGATGAAGATGATTACACGTTAACTCGTGATTGGTTTCAGGAATTCCAGATTTGCCACTGCAAGTTGGAATGGGTTAGCAATTATGAGTCCGGAAAGGAGGCGATAGCAGCACATCAACATGATATCTATCTTGTTGATTACCGTTTGGGAGCGCAAAATGGGTTGGAACTGTTGCGCGAAGTTATATCTTTAGGCTGTTCTTCCCCAATTATTTTACTCACAGGTAAGGGAGACAGGGAAATAGACATTGAGGCAATGAAAGCAGGTGCAGCAGATTATTTAGAAAAAGGTCAATTGACAGCGCCTCTTCTTGAACGTGCCATCCGCTATGCTGTTGAACGCAAAAGAGCGGAATTAAAAATCCGCGAACAAGCAGCTTTATTGGATGTTGCCACAGACGCAATTTTTGTCTGTGATTTAGAAAACAAAATTTTATTTTGGAATAAAGCAGCCGAGAATCTTTATGGTTGGAAAGCGGCTGAGGCGATTGGTCACAAAACTTTAGAACTTTGGGAAGAAAAAGATAACGCACAATTACAAGTCGCTATTGATACTTTAATGAAAAATGGTTCTTGGGAAGGAGAGCTATATCAAAAAACAAAATTAAGCAAACAAATTATTGTTGAAAGTCGCTGGACGCTAGTACAAGAGTTTGATAAAAAACAACAAACTATCCTGGTTGTTAATACTGATATTACAGAAAAAAAAGAACTGGAAGCACAATTTTTCCGCACCCAGCGGTTGGAGAGTATTGGGACTTTAGCAAGCGGTATTGCTCATGACTTGAACAATGTTCTTGCGCCTATTTTGATGACAGCACAACTTTTGGAATCACAACTGCATGATGAACGCAGTAAGCGACTATTACCTATTTTGATATCCAATGCCAAACGGGGAGCTAATTTAGTCAAGCAAGTACTTTCTTTTGCTCGCGGTATAGAGGGCGATCGCACTCTTCTACAACTAAATCACTTGATCAGAGAAATCCAGCAAGTTGTGAAGGAAACATTTCCCAAATCTGTTGAGTTTTCTTGCCAAGTCCCACAAAATCTCTGGGCTGTTTCTGGAGACCCAACCCAGCTGCATCAAGTCTTAATGAATTTGTGCGTAAATGCTCGCGATGCCATGCCCCATGGGGGTTGCCTAGTTATTTCTGCTGAAAATCTTTTCGTTGATGAGAATTACGCTAGGATGCACATAGATGCTCGTGTGGGTTCTTTTGTTGTCATCTCTGTTACAGATACTGGAATTGGTATTCCAACCGAGATTCTAGACCGCATTTTTGAACCATTTTTTACCACAAAAGAAATTGGCAAAGGCACGGGTCTTGGTCTTTCTACGGTACTTGGTATCGTCAAAAGTCACAACGGCTTTATCAGTGTGTACAGCGAAGAGGGCAAAGGCAGCGAGTTTAGAGTGTATTTACCAGCACAAGAGGCAGTAGAACCTCTTGAAGACCGAGAGATGGATTTACCAAGTGGTAGTGGAGAATTGATTTTGGTTGTAGATGACGAAGATTCAATTCGAGATGTGACCAAAACATCCTTGGAAAGCCATAATTATAAAGCGATCGTTGCTAGTGATGGCATTGAAGCAATTGCCCTTTATGCCGAATATCGAGATAAAATCTCTCTTGTTTTGACAGATATGGTCATGCCATCCATGGATGGGTTAACTACCATTCGCACGCTCCAAAAGATTAATCCAGAAGTAAAAATCATTGCCGTTAGCGGACTTGCTTCCACTGAAAAGATTAATGCTGTCACAGAAGTAGGGGTGAAAGCTTTTTTACCCAAACCTTATACAGCAAAGCAACTTCTGTTAACTATTAAAGAGCTAATGGCTAATGGCTAA
- a CDS encoding TIGR00300 family protein, with protein sequence MDSRIRFLMCSPDHYDVDYVINPWMEGNIHKSSQERAVEQWEKLHHILKEYAIVDLVPPQKGWPDMVFTANAGLLLGKNVVLSRFLHKERQGEEPYFKQWFEDNGYTVYELPKDLPFEGAGDALLDREGRWLWAGYGFRTELDSHPYLAKWLDIEVLSLRLIDERFYHLDTCFCPLNNGYLLYYSPAFDSYSNRLIEMRVHKDKRIAISEADAVNFSCNAVNVDHIVVMNKASDALKARLAQVGFQTIETPLSEFLKAGGAAKCLTLRVTEPVREEVHANVLVESRIFRIEGHLLDSGLINRALDLIIDNGGSFQVLNFSLGEQRQSTSAAEVRVSAPSHEVMETILSLLIDLGAVDLPQDERDAKLEPVTLPGVAPDDFYVTTIYPTEVRIDGEWVKVHNQRMDGAIAISQTPNGLLAQCKILRDLEVGERVVVDVQGIRTIRKTESREQRNAQEFSFMSAGVSSERRVELVVEQVAWELRKIRDAGGKVVVTAGPVVIHTGGGEHLSLLIREGYVQALLGGNAIAVHDIEQAMMGTSLGVDMKRGVAVRGGHRHHLKVINTIRRYGSIAKAVEAGAIDSGVMYECVRSGIPFCLAGSIRDDGPLPDTEMDLIKAQTEYARLLEGADMILMLSSMLHSIGVGNMTPSGVKMVCVDINPAVVTKLSDRGSIESVGVVTDVGLFLSLLVQQLDKLTSPYTIKMS encoded by the coding sequence ATGGATTCCCGGATTCGCTTTTTGATGTGCTCCCCTGACCACTATGATGTGGACTATGTTATTAATCCTTGGATGGAAGGGAACATCCACAAGTCATCTCAAGAACGTGCTGTAGAACAGTGGGAAAAACTGCATCATATCCTTAAAGAATATGCAATTGTAGACTTAGTGCCACCTCAGAAAGGTTGGCCTGATATGGTGTTTACAGCCAACGCTGGCTTGTTGCTTGGGAAGAACGTTGTCCTGAGTCGTTTTTTACACAAAGAGCGTCAGGGGGAGGAACCTTATTTCAAGCAGTGGTTTGAAGACAATGGGTATACTGTTTACGAACTGCCCAAAGATTTACCTTTTGAGGGTGCAGGTGACGCCCTGCTGGATCGGGAAGGACGCTGGCTGTGGGCTGGATATGGTTTCCGGACAGAGTTAGATTCTCACCCCTACCTAGCAAAATGGCTCGATATTGAGGTGCTGTCTCTGCGCCTGATTGATGAACGCTTTTACCATCTCGATACTTGCTTCTGTCCTTTAAATAATGGCTATCTGCTATACTATTCACCCGCTTTTGATTCCTACTCCAATCGTTTGATAGAAATGCGGGTTCACAAAGATAAGCGCATAGCTATTTCAGAAGCAGATGCGGTTAACTTCTCTTGCAATGCAGTGAATGTTGACCATATTGTTGTTATGAATAAAGCTTCTGATGCTTTGAAAGCACGTCTTGCACAAGTCGGCTTTCAAACGATTGAAACTCCACTGTCGGAATTCTTGAAAGCTGGTGGTGCAGCTAAGTGCTTGACGCTGCGGGTTACCGAACCAGTGCGGGAAGAAGTTCATGCCAATGTGTTGGTTGAAAGTCGCATCTTCCGCATTGAAGGACACTTGTTGGATTCTGGTTTGATTAACCGTGCTTTGGATTTAATTATAGATAACGGTGGCAGTTTCCAAGTTCTGAATTTCTCGTTGGGAGAACAACGGCAAAGTACTTCGGCTGCAGAGGTAAGAGTTTCAGCGCCTTCTCATGAAGTGATGGAAACTATCCTATCTCTTCTTATTGATTTGGGCGCGGTTGATTTACCTCAAGATGAGCGGGATGCTAAACTCGAACCGGTGACTCTACCGGGTGTTGCACCTGATGATTTTTATGTCACCACCATTTATCCTACGGAAGTGCGGATTGATGGTGAGTGGGTGAAGGTACACAATCAGCGCATGGATGGGGCGATCGCAATTTCTCAAACTCCCAATGGCTTGTTAGCACAGTGTAAAATTTTACGGGATTTGGAAGTTGGGGAACGGGTTGTTGTTGATGTGCAAGGTATCCGTACTATCCGGAAAACTGAATCGCGGGAACAACGGAATGCTCAGGAATTTAGCTTTATGTCGGCTGGGGTTTCTAGCGAACGGCGTGTGGAACTGGTGGTTGAGCAAGTGGCCTGGGAATTACGTAAAATCCGCGATGCTGGTGGTAAAGTTGTTGTGACAGCAGGACCTGTGGTGATTCATACTGGTGGTGGCGAGCATTTGTCACTGCTGATTAGAGAAGGATATGTTCAGGCGTTGCTTGGTGGAAATGCGATCGCTGTCCATGATATTGAGCAAGCGATGATGGGGACTTCCCTGGGTGTGGATATGAAGCGAGGTGTTGCTGTACGTGGGGGACACCGCCATCACTTGAAGGTGATTAACACGATCCGTCGTTATGGTAGCATTGCTAAGGCGGTTGAGGCTGGCGCGATCGACAGTGGTGTGATGTATGAGTGTGTACGCAGTGGTATACCGTTCTGTCTTGCTGGCTCGATTCGGGATGATGGTCCTTTACCGGATACGGAAATGGATTTGATTAAGGCACAAACTGAGTACGCTCGCTTGCTCGAAGGTGCGGATATGATTTTGATGCTGTCATCAATGCTGCACTCGATAGGTGTTGGGAATATGACTCCTTCTGGTGTGAAGATGGTTTGTGTGGATATTAATCCGGCGGTGGTGACGAAGTTGAGCGATCGCGGTTCGATAGAGTCTGTTGGTGTGGTGACGGATGTGGGATTGTTCCTGAGTCTGTTGGTGCAGCAATTGGATAAGTTGACTAGTCCTTATACTATTAAGATGAGTTAA
- the pyrR gene encoding bifunctional pyr operon transcriptional regulator/uracil phosphoribosyltransferase PyrR, translating into MVLSTQAKVVEILSPQELRRTANRLASQIVEKTPIISRLALIGIYTRGVPLAHMLAHQIEVLEGVSPEVGALDITFYRDDLDRIGLRTPVKTYIPFDLTGKTVVLVDDVIYKGRTIRAALNAVNEYGRPESIRLAVLVDRGHREVPIHPDFVGKQLPTAKDEIVKVFLQEIDGRDGVELIGD; encoded by the coding sequence ATGGTTTTATCTACTCAAGCTAAAGTCGTTGAAATTCTCTCACCACAGGAACTCCGTCGTACTGCCAATCGCCTAGCCTCTCAAATTGTAGAAAAAACGCCAATCATATCTCGACTGGCTTTAATAGGTATTTACACTAGAGGTGTGCCATTAGCTCATATGTTGGCACATCAAATTGAGGTGCTTGAAGGTGTATCACCAGAAGTAGGAGCATTGGACATTACATTTTATCGTGACGATTTGGATCGCATAGGGTTGCGGACGCCTGTAAAAACTTATATTCCTTTTGACCTTACGGGTAAAACAGTTGTCCTTGTAGATGATGTTATTTATAAAGGACGGACAATTCGCGCTGCTTTGAATGCCGTGAACGAATATGGTAGACCTGAGTCAATCCGTTTAGCAGTGCTAGTGGATAGAGGTCATCGTGAAGTACCAATTCATCCAGATTTTGTTGGCAAACAATTGCCCACGGCAAAAGATGAAATTGTGAAAGTTTTCTTACAAGAAATTGATGGACGAGATGGTGTGGAATTAATTGGAGATTAA
- a CDS encoding response regulator: MKGRHTTITILMAEDDEDDRMLVREALTESRLTHDLHTVSDGEELMDYLKWRGKYADKNIAPRPGLILLDLNMPKKDGREALKEIKADIQLRKIPIVVLTTSKAEEDIHSTYDLGANSFIIKPATFASLVEVMRTIGKYWFEIVELPL; the protein is encoded by the coding sequence GTGAAGGGTCGGCATACAACGATCACAATTTTGATGGCTGAAGATGATGAGGATGACCGTATGTTAGTTCGTGAGGCATTGACAGAAAGTCGATTGACTCATGACTTGCATACTGTCAGTGATGGTGAAGAGTTAATGGATTATCTCAAGTGGCGTGGTAAGTACGCCGACAAAAATATTGCACCCCGTCCGGGTTTAATTTTGCTAGATTTAAATATGCCTAAAAAAGATGGTCGTGAAGCCCTCAAAGAAATTAAAGCTGATATTCAACTCAGAAAAATTCCGATTGTTGTGCTAACGACCTCTAAGGCAGAGGAAGATATTCATAGTACTTACGATTTGGGTGCGAATTCGTTTATTATCAAACCGGCGACTTTCGCATCTTTGGTTGAGGTGATGAGGACAATAGGAAAATACTGGTTTGAAATTGTAGAACTGCCACTATAA
- a CDS encoding DUF2085 domain-containing protein: MVGVAFSRGVQVRWVSFIADFLLLGMVFGPLVAPFLAVSGLPLLPVVGDIIYFMGRHVCPQPDLGLVLASPYMMAVCMRCYGTVTGLLVIRLLYGVTGGEGFYWLSQYGWSGVAVASVLMMAYPLELAAQVLGWWGFHNYVVTFFGLVTGLAWGLFTMPILHGGATSDQ, encoded by the coding sequence ATGGTAGGTGTAGCTTTTAGTCGAGGGGTGCAAGTTCGTTGGGTTAGTTTTATTGCTGATTTCTTATTGTTGGGGATGGTGTTTGGACCTTTGGTTGCTCCTTTTTTGGCGGTGTCTGGGTTACCGTTGTTACCTGTGGTTGGGGATATTATTTATTTTATGGGTCGTCATGTGTGTCCGCAGCCAGATCTGGGGTTGGTTTTGGCATCACCCTATATGATGGCGGTGTGTATGCGTTGTTACGGGACTGTGACAGGTTTGCTGGTGATTCGTTTGCTATATGGGGTAACGGGTGGTGAAGGTTTTTACTGGTTGAGTCAGTATGGTTGGAGTGGTGTTGCAGTTGCTAGTGTGTTGATGATGGCTTATCCGTTGGAATTGGCGGCTCAGGTTTTGGGTTGGTGGGGTTTTCACAATTATGTTGTGACTTTTTTTGGGTTGGTGACAGGTTTGGCATGGGGTTTATTTACTATGCCGATTTTGCATGGAGGCGCGACCAGTGACCAGTGA
- a CDS encoding ABC exporter membrane fusion protein, translating into MVSDATNTTSNSSVSFKQKRRPAFALGIATTLVVGGVTIYQLQQFQAQESSKPQIAQVSVPQVTKVAALGRLEPQGEVIKVSAPTSSQENRVEQLLVKEGQEVKAGQAIAILDSKDRLQATLTKAQEQVKIKQANLAQVKAGAKRGEIDAQKAQIDRLKAQWEGDKIAQEETVARIKAQWEGDKTAQQATIGKLEAEVNNARAEYKRYQQLSIEGAISKSSFDSKRLSLDTATQQLNEAKAILKRIDSTSRRQLSEAQAVLARINTTSSRQIIEAQATLQKIAEVRPVDIEVAKAEVNDAVAEVNQAKKNLEQAYVRSPQNGQVLDIHTRAGEVVSDEGIVEIGQTSQMYVVAEVYQSDINKVRQGQQVRVVSDSLPEELQGKVDSVGLQVRRQSVVNTDPSSNIDARVVEVHVRLDSPSSQKAAKLTNLQVKAVIEI; encoded by the coding sequence ATGGTGAGTGATGCAACAAATACAACATCTAACAGTTCTGTATCTTTCAAACAAAAGCGTCGCCCAGCGTTCGCCTTAGGAATTGCCACAACTCTCGTTGTTGGTGGAGTCACAATCTACCAACTTCAGCAGTTTCAGGCGCAAGAATCTAGTAAGCCCCAAATAGCCCAAGTGAGCGTACCTCAAGTTACAAAGGTCGCTGCTTTGGGAAGGCTAGAACCGCAAGGAGAGGTCATTAAAGTTTCAGCACCTACATCCTCTCAAGAAAATCGAGTTGAACAACTCTTGGTAAAGGAGGGACAAGAAGTCAAAGCAGGACAAGCGATCGCTATTCTTGACAGCAAAGACCGACTTCAAGCCACCTTAACAAAAGCGCAGGAACAAGTAAAAATCAAGCAAGCAAACCTCGCTCAGGTTAAAGCGGGTGCAAAACGTGGTGAAATTGATGCACAAAAAGCGCAGATTGACAGGCTGAAAGCGCAGTGGGAAGGGGACAAAATAGCTCAAGAAGAAACCGTCGCCAGAATCAAAGCGCAATGGGAAGGAGATAAAACAGCGCAACAAGCGACCATTGGAAAACTAGAAGCAGAAGTTAACAATGCTCGAGCTGAATACAAACGTTATCAGCAGCTCTCGATTGAAGGTGCAATTTCTAAATCTTCTTTTGACAGCAAACGTTTGAGCTTAGATACAGCAACACAGCAACTCAACGAAGCAAAGGCAATCCTAAAGCGCATCGATAGCACGAGTCGCAGACAACTGAGCGAAGCCCAAGCTGTTCTTGCTCGCATTAATACGACGAGTAGCCGACAAATTATTGAAGCTCAAGCCACACTACAAAAGATCGCCGAAGTCCGTCCGGTCGATATAGAAGTGGCAAAAGCAGAGGTAAACGATGCTGTAGCAGAAGTCAATCAGGCTAAGAAAAATTTAGAACAAGCCTACGTGCGATCGCCACAAAATGGTCAAGTCTTAGATATACATACACGTGCAGGCGAAGTTGTATCAGACGAGGGCATTGTTGAAATTGGACAAACAAGCCAAATGTACGTTGTTGCAGAAGTGTATCAAAGTGATATTAACAAAGTCCGTCAAGGGCAGCAAGTGAGAGTTGTTAGTGATTCTTTACCAGAAGAATTGCAAGGAAAAGTTGACTCAGTCGGCTTGCAAGTCCGGCGTCAAAGCGTTGTCAACACCGATCCCAGTAGCAATATTGATGCCAGAGTTGTGGAAGTCCATGTACGACTCGATAGTCCCTCCAGTCAAAAAGCAGCTAAGTTAACCAATTTACAAGTCAAGGCGGTGATTGAGATTTGA